Proteins encoded in a region of the Carassius gibelio isolate Cgi1373 ecotype wild population from Czech Republic chromosome B5, carGib1.2-hapl.c, whole genome shotgun sequence genome:
- the LOC127958309 gene encoding T-box transcription factor TBX5-A-like: MADSEDTFRLQNSPSDTDSKDVPNDGKSDKQIGAVSKSPSSQTTYIQQGMEGIKVYLHERELWAKFHEVGTEMIITKAGRRMFPSFKVKVTGLNPKTKYILLMDVVPADEHRYKFADNKWSVTGKAEPAMPGRLYVHPDSPATGAHWMRQLVSFQKLKLTNNHLDPFGHIILNSMHKYQPRIHIVKADENNGFGSKNTAFCTHVFPETAFIAVTSYQNHKITQLKIENNPFAKGFRGSDDLELHRMSRMQSTKEYPVVPRSTVRQRVGTSQSPFAGDVQVLSTPSGMSSQYSCENGVTSTSQDLLPQSSSYPLPHEHSQDYHCIKRKVEDDCHVGEHSYKKTFVETSSSEDDHYYRPVSYSQSLGLSGAPYRPESSQRQACMYASASQSTEPVPSLEDISCNTWTGVSPYAGCSVTTMQQMERLPYQHFSAHFTSGPLMSRLSGVAGHASPQLGDTHAMYQGSMSHQSLGRQCSPSAGIQSPTAGLQGNEYLYTHSIPRTLSPHQYHTVHSVSIMPDWNEGS, from the exons ATGGCAGACAGCGAAGACACCTTTCGGCTCCAAAACTCTCCCAGTGACACCGATTCAAAAGATGTCCCTAACGATGGTAAATCAGACAAACAGATAGGAGCCGTCAGCAAGTCCCCGTCATCACAGACAACCTACATTCAACAG GGAATGGAAGGGATAAAAGTTTACCTGCACGAGCGAGAGTTGTGGGCAAAGTTTCATGAAGTGGGAACTGAAATGATCATCACCAAAGCCGGGAG GCGGATGTTCCCAAGCTTCAAAGTGAAGGTCACCGGGTTGAACCCAAAAACCAAATACATTCTTCTGATGGATGTCGTGCCAGCGGACGAACACCGCTATAAGTTCGCCGATAACAAATG GTCTGTGACGGGGAAGGCAGAACCTGCGATGCCGGGAAGGTTGTACGTACATCCGGATTCTCCAGCCACGGGAGCGCATTGGATGCGGCAACTGGTGTCTTTCCAGAAGCTGAAGTTAACCAACAACCACCTTGATCCGTTCGGACAT ATTATCCTGAATTCAATGCATAAATATCAGCCCAGGATTCACATCGTAAAAGCAGATGAAAATAACGGATTTGGATCCAAAAACACCGCTTTCTGCACTCACGTGTTCCCGGAAACGGCGTTCATTGCAGTTACGTCTTACCAAAACCATAAG ATCACCCAACTGAAGATCGAGAACAATCCCTTCGCTAAGGGCTTTCGTGGAAGTGACGATCTGGAGCTGCATCGCATGTCAAGAATGCAGAG CACCAAGGAGTATCCAGTGGTCCCTCGCAGTACCGTACGCCAGCGGGTCGGCACCAGCCAGAGTCCGTTCGCCGGGGACGTCCAAGTTCTGTCTACTCCCAGCGGCATGAGCTCTCAGTACTCCTGCGAGAACGGGGTCACGAGCACATCGCAAGATCTGCTGCCTCAGTCGAGCTCTTATCCTCTGCCCCACGAACACAGCCAAGACTATCACTGCATCAAGAGGAAAG TTGAGGATGACTGTCATGTGGGAGAGCACTCGTACAAGAAGACCTTTGTGGAAACCTCCTCCAGCGAGGATGATCACTACTATCGGCCCGTGAGCTACTCTCAGTCTCTGGGTCTCAGTGGCGCCCCCTACAGGCCCGAGTCCAGTCAGCGGCAGGCGTGCATGTACGCCAGTGCGTCGCAGTCCACCGAGCCTGTGCCCAGCCTGGAAGACATCAGCTGCAACACCTGGACGGGCGTCTCACCTTACGCCGGCTGCTCGGTGACCACCATGCAGCAGATGGAGCGACTGCCCTACCAGCACTTCTCAGCTCACTTCACCTCAGGACCCCTCATGTCCAGATTGAGCGGCGTCGCGGGCCACGCCTCACCGCAGCTGGGCGACACTCATGCCATGTACCAGGGTTCCATGTCCCATCAGTCACTGGGCCGCCAATGCAGTCCAAGTGCAGGAATCCAGTCGCCGACGGCCGGCCTGCAGGGCAACGAGTACTTGTACACTCACAGTATACCTCGCACCCTGTCTCCTCACCAGTACCACACCGTGCACAGTGTCAGCATCATGCCCGACTGGAATGAGGGCAGCTAA